CGGGCACTTACCTGGAAGCTGGCGGCAAACGCAGGCAGGATGCTCTGTGTCGCATAAAGATTCAGAAACGCCGCACAGCCACACAGGAAAACGGCGAAGCGGGCGTGAGGCAAGCGCGGGTTCATGTGACCTCTCGTCTTATAGTCGAGGATGTTTATAGAATACCCAGCGCAGGGAACACCAATACCGAATTCGGACCGATCAATACCCAGGAAACAGAATGCTTGATCTACGCAAGTTACGTTACTTCCTGACGGTCGCCGAAGAGCTGCACTTCGGCCGCGCGGCCCAGCGCCTGCACCTTGCCCAGCCGCCCCTGACGCGGCAGATTTCGGCCCTGGAAACCGAGCTTGGCTTTCGCCTGTTCGACCGCACCAGTCGCACGGTCACACTGACCGCCCAAGGCCAGCATTTTTTGCCGTATGCCCGCGCAGCGCTGGAACACGCCAGGCTTGCACAAGATATCGCCGCCAAGCTGGCCGCCGGCTCGACCGGCCAACTGGTCGTAGGCTATGCCAGCTCGATCGCGCTGTCGGAACTCTTCAGCCAAACCCTGCAAGCCTTCGCCCAGCGTTTTCCCGATGTGCAACTGACCTTGGTGGAAAGCGCTTCCGGCAGCCTGCACGCGCACGTGCTGGACGGGCGCATCGACGTCGGCATGAGCCGCCTGCTGCCGGAGGCCGGGCAGACCGGCGTCGAGGCTCTGTCGTTGGGGCAAGAACCGCTGGTGGCGGCTCTTTGCAGCGACAACCCGCTGGCGGAGCAGGACGAAGTCACCCTCGCCCAGCTCAGTGAGTACCCGTTGATTCTGTTTCCCAGCGATTACGGTTCGGGCCTCAACGGCTCCATCGAGCACCTGTATCAACGCCGCGGCCTGGCGCTGCGCCCGGGCCCTGCGGGGCGCCAGATCACCTCGATCATCGCCCTGGTGGCGGCAGGCCAAGGTGTCTCGCTCGTGCCCCAGTGCACCCGCACTCTGGCCAGGAAAGGCGTGGTCTACCGCCCCTTGGCAGACCCCGATGCCTGGGCACACCTGCTGATACTCACACGCTCGCAGTCACGCTCACTGTTGGTCGAGGCGTTTATGGGGGTGGTCGAAGAATTGCTGCGCAGCCGCCCGGCCCTGGCGCCCACAACGCTCCCGACATAACGCGGGCAAAAAAATACCCCTGCGTGAGGGGTATTTTTTCAACGGGCTGCTGCGGCTATTGCAGCATCAGGCCAGCTTTTTGTGACGCACACGGTGCGGCTGGGCAGCGGCCTCACCCAAACGCTTCTTACGGTCGGCTTCGTACTCGGTGTAGTTGCCTTCGAAGAACACCGCTTGGGAGTCATCTTCGTACGCCAGGATGTGGGTCGCGACGCGGTCAAGGAACCACCGATCGTGAGAGATCACAATGGCGGCGCCCGGGAAGTCCAGCAAGGCTTCTTCCAGGGAACGCAGGGTTTCGACGTCGAGGTCGTTGGACGGTTCGTCGAGCAGCAACACGTTGCCGCCCTCTTTCAAGGTCAGAGCCAGGTGCAAGCGGCCAC
Above is a genomic segment from Pseudomonas sp. R5-89-07 containing:
- a CDS encoding LysR family transcriptional regulator — protein: MLDLRKLRYFLTVAEELHFGRAAQRLHLAQPPLTRQISALETELGFRLFDRTSRTVTLTAQGQHFLPYARAALEHARLAQDIAAKLAAGSTGQLVVGYASSIALSELFSQTLQAFAQRFPDVQLTLVESASGSLHAHVLDGRIDVGMSRLLPEAGQTGVEALSLGQEPLVAALCSDNPLAEQDEVTLAQLSEYPLILFPSDYGSGLNGSIEHLYQRRGLALRPGPAGRQITSIIALVAAGQGVSLVPQCTRTLARKGVVYRPLADPDAWAHLLILTRSQSRSLLVEAFMGVVEELLRSRPALAPTTLPT